From the Solea senegalensis isolate Sse05_10M linkage group LG16, IFAPA_SoseM_1, whole genome shotgun sequence genome, one window contains:
- the ptgr2 gene encoding prostaglandin reductase 2 isoform X3 — protein sequence MQVQRVVLNSRPGENEVPVPENFRLEESTLVPDLKDGEVLVQTLYLSVDPYMRCRMNEHSGADYLTPWQLSECVDGGGVGVVESSCCSTFAERDVVTSFTWPWQTRAVLKGNSLQKVDPTLVGGHLSYILGAVGMTGLTALLGVREKGHVTKGANQTMVVSGAAGACGSIAGQIGRLDGCVRVVGICGSDEKCRALVDDLGFSAAINYRQEDVATRLKGCCPDGVDVYFDNVGGAISDTVIAQMNSSGRVILCGQISQYNKDVPYPPPLSEETQENLQRKSITRERFMVLNYMSKADAALYELSQFVKSGQLKVLETVVNGIENMGDAFCSMMKGGNIGKQIIKISE from the exons ATGCAGGTGCAGAGAGTCGTCCTCAACTCACGTCCAG GTGAAAATGAGGTGCCAGTTCCTGAAAATTTCCGTCTGGAAGAGTCAACTTTAGTGCCTGACCTGAAAGATGGGGAGGTTCTTGTTCAGACTCTTTACCTTTCTGTCGACCCTTACATG CGATgcagaatgaatgaacacagcGGTGCAGATTACCTGACTCCATGGCAGCTGTCTGAATGCGTGGACGGTGGAGGTGTCGGTGTGGTCgagtccagctgctgcagcacttTTGCTGAACGAGACGTGGTCACTTCATTTACCTGGCCCTGGCAGACCCGTGCTGTACTGAAAGGAAACAGCCTACAGAAG GTCGATCCAACGTTGGTCGGTGGGCACTTGTCCTACATTTTGGGTGCAGTTGGAATGACGGGTCTCACTGCGCTGCTTGGTGTAAGGGAGAAGGGTCACGTGACCAAAGGGGCCAATCAGACCATGGTGGTGAGCGGCGCTGCTGGAGCCTGTGGTTCCATAGCTGGACAG ATTGGCCGGCTGGACGGCTGTGTGAGGGTGGTTGGGATCTGTGGATCTGATGAGAAGTGCAGAGCTTTAGTGGATGATCTGGGATTTTCTGCCGCCATCAATTATCGCCAAGAAGACGTAGCGACGAGGCTTAAGGGATGCTGCCCTGATGGTGTGGATGTGTACTTTGACAACGTGGGAGGTGCCATCAGTGATACTGTAATAGCTCAG ATGAACAGCAGCGGCCGCGTGATCCTGTGTGGGCAGATCTCTCAGTACAACAAGGACGTGCCGTATCCTCCACCCCTGAGTGAGGAAACGCAGGAGAACCTGCAAAGAAAGAGCATCACTCGAGAGCGATTCATGGTGCTGAATTACATGAGTAAAGCGGACGCTGCTCTCTATGAGCTCAGCCAGTTTGTTAAATCAGGACAACTCAAG GTGTTGGAAACTGTCGTTAATGGAATTGAAAACATGGGAg ATGCGTTTTGCTCGATGATGAAAGGGGGAAACATTGGCAAGCAAATTATAAAGATATCGGAATGA
- the ptgr2 gene encoding prostaglandin reductase 2 isoform X2 yields the protein MPFEPRLQTQNGRATESEQSENEVPVPENFRLEESTLVPDLKDGEVLVQTLYLSVDPYMRCRMNEHSGADYLTPWQLSECVDGGGVGVVESSCCSTFAERDVVTSFTWPWQTRAVLKGNSLQKVDPTLVGGHLSYILGAVGMTGLTALLGVREKGHVTKGANQTMVVSGAAGACGSIAGQIGRLDGCVRVVGICGSDEKCRALVDDLGFSAAINYRQEDVATRLKGCCPDGVDVYFDNVGGAISDTVIAQMNSSGRVILCGQISQYNKDVPYPPPLSEETQENLQRKSITRERFMVLNYMSKADAALYELSQFVKSGQLKVLETVVNGIENMGDAFCSMMKGGNIGKQIIKISE from the exons GTGAAAATGAGGTGCCAGTTCCTGAAAATTTCCGTCTGGAAGAGTCAACTTTAGTGCCTGACCTGAAAGATGGGGAGGTTCTTGTTCAGACTCTTTACCTTTCTGTCGACCCTTACATG CGATgcagaatgaatgaacacagcGGTGCAGATTACCTGACTCCATGGCAGCTGTCTGAATGCGTGGACGGTGGAGGTGTCGGTGTGGTCgagtccagctgctgcagcacttTTGCTGAACGAGACGTGGTCACTTCATTTACCTGGCCCTGGCAGACCCGTGCTGTACTGAAAGGAAACAGCCTACAGAAG GTCGATCCAACGTTGGTCGGTGGGCACTTGTCCTACATTTTGGGTGCAGTTGGAATGACGGGTCTCACTGCGCTGCTTGGTGTAAGGGAGAAGGGTCACGTGACCAAAGGGGCCAATCAGACCATGGTGGTGAGCGGCGCTGCTGGAGCCTGTGGTTCCATAGCTGGACAG ATTGGCCGGCTGGACGGCTGTGTGAGGGTGGTTGGGATCTGTGGATCTGATGAGAAGTGCAGAGCTTTAGTGGATGATCTGGGATTTTCTGCCGCCATCAATTATCGCCAAGAAGACGTAGCGACGAGGCTTAAGGGATGCTGCCCTGATGGTGTGGATGTGTACTTTGACAACGTGGGAGGTGCCATCAGTGATACTGTAATAGCTCAG ATGAACAGCAGCGGCCGCGTGATCCTGTGTGGGCAGATCTCTCAGTACAACAAGGACGTGCCGTATCCTCCACCCCTGAGTGAGGAAACGCAGGAGAACCTGCAAAGAAAGAGCATCACTCGAGAGCGATTCATGGTGCTGAATTACATGAGTAAAGCGGACGCTGCTCTCTATGAGCTCAGCCAGTTTGTTAAATCAGGACAACTCAAG GTGTTGGAAACTGTCGTTAATGGAATTGAAAACATGGGAg ATGCGTTTTGCTCGATGATGAAAGGGGGAAACATTGGCAAGCAAATTATAAAGATATCGGAATGA
- the ptgr2 gene encoding prostaglandin reductase 2 isoform X1 codes for MPFGGQALGLSGTPWPVRILHGENEVPVPENFRLEESTLVPDLKDGEVLVQTLYLSVDPYMRCRMNEHSGADYLTPWQLSECVDGGGVGVVESSCCSTFAERDVVTSFTWPWQTRAVLKGNSLQKVDPTLVGGHLSYILGAVGMTGLTALLGVREKGHVTKGANQTMVVSGAAGACGSIAGQIGRLDGCVRVVGICGSDEKCRALVDDLGFSAAINYRQEDVATRLKGCCPDGVDVYFDNVGGAISDTVIAQMNSSGRVILCGQISQYNKDVPYPPPLSEETQENLQRKSITRERFMVLNYMSKADAALYELSQFVKSGQLKVLETVVNGIENMGDAFCSMMKGGNIGKQIIKISE; via the exons GTGAAAATGAGGTGCCAGTTCCTGAAAATTTCCGTCTGGAAGAGTCAACTTTAGTGCCTGACCTGAAAGATGGGGAGGTTCTTGTTCAGACTCTTTACCTTTCTGTCGACCCTTACATG CGATgcagaatgaatgaacacagcGGTGCAGATTACCTGACTCCATGGCAGCTGTCTGAATGCGTGGACGGTGGAGGTGTCGGTGTGGTCgagtccagctgctgcagcacttTTGCTGAACGAGACGTGGTCACTTCATTTACCTGGCCCTGGCAGACCCGTGCTGTACTGAAAGGAAACAGCCTACAGAAG GTCGATCCAACGTTGGTCGGTGGGCACTTGTCCTACATTTTGGGTGCAGTTGGAATGACGGGTCTCACTGCGCTGCTTGGTGTAAGGGAGAAGGGTCACGTGACCAAAGGGGCCAATCAGACCATGGTGGTGAGCGGCGCTGCTGGAGCCTGTGGTTCCATAGCTGGACAG ATTGGCCGGCTGGACGGCTGTGTGAGGGTGGTTGGGATCTGTGGATCTGATGAGAAGTGCAGAGCTTTAGTGGATGATCTGGGATTTTCTGCCGCCATCAATTATCGCCAAGAAGACGTAGCGACGAGGCTTAAGGGATGCTGCCCTGATGGTGTGGATGTGTACTTTGACAACGTGGGAGGTGCCATCAGTGATACTGTAATAGCTCAG ATGAACAGCAGCGGCCGCGTGATCCTGTGTGGGCAGATCTCTCAGTACAACAAGGACGTGCCGTATCCTCCACCCCTGAGTGAGGAAACGCAGGAGAACCTGCAAAGAAAGAGCATCACTCGAGAGCGATTCATGGTGCTGAATTACATGAGTAAAGCGGACGCTGCTCTCTATGAGCTCAGCCAGTTTGTTAAATCAGGACAACTCAAG GTGTTGGAAACTGTCGTTAATGGAATTGAAAACATGGGAg ATGCGTTTTGCTCGATGATGAAAGGGGGAAACATTGGCAAGCAAATTATAAAGATATCGGAATGA